A stretch of the Dioscorea cayenensis subsp. rotundata cultivar TDr96_F1 chromosome 4, TDr96_F1_v2_PseudoChromosome.rev07_lg8_w22 25.fasta, whole genome shotgun sequence genome encodes the following:
- the LOC120258139 gene encoding protein TIC 40, chloroplastic-like isoform X3, with amino-acid sequence MAMQTVSLLPARPPVLPAAFSSPRAPFYPAGKARRVVSLWIRRAATAPEKLEMQDSANVASQGTVQTITSSINPPQILALPPPSFILCRGSPLLWIGVGIGISAAFNTMATRLKRMAILKAFKEVMGPNSQQDGTFNTAAFAPGTPFPSPSASPSATTIPTPTASAPGPPVPLDIPKTNVEEIPQHDTSNNTKADKETEGHE; translated from the exons ATGGCAATGCAGACTGTTTCCTTGCTCCCAGCTAGGCCTCCTGTTCTTCCTGCTGCCTTTTCTTCTCCCAGAGCGCCATTTTACCCGGCTGGGAAAGCGCGGCGTGTTGTCTCGCTCTGGATACGCCGCGCGGCAACAG CTCCTGAGAAATTGGAGATGCAAGATTCTGCAAATGTTGCATCCCAGGGTACTGTTCAAACAATAACGTCTAGCATCAATCCTCCTCAAATCTTGGCGCTTCCTCCTCCTTCATTCat TCTTTGTAGAGGGTCACCACTTTTATGGATTGGGGTTGGGATTGGAATTTCGGCAGCATTTAATACG ATGGCAACAAGATTAAAG AGAATGGCAATACTGAAAGCTTTCAAGGAAGTCATGGGTCCAAATTCTCAGCAAGATGGCACGTTCAACACGGCGGCTTTCGCTCCGGGCACACCATTCCCATCACCTTCTGCATCACCATCAGCTACAACTATTCCAACTCCAACAGCTTCTGCTCCTGGACCACCTGTTCCATTGGATATTCCTAAAACTAATGTTGAAGAAATTCCACAACATGATACCAGTAACAACACTAAAGCTGATAAAGAAACAGAAGGACATG aataa
- the LOC120258139 gene encoding protein TIC 40, chloroplastic-like isoform X2, giving the protein MAMQTVSLLPARPPVLPAAFSSPRAPFYPAGKARRVVSLWIRRAATAPEKLEMQDSANVASQGTVQTITSSINPPQILALPPPSFIGSPLLWIGVGIGISAAFNTMATRLKRMAILKAFKEVMGPNSQQDGTFNTAAFAPGTPFPSPSASPSATTIPTPTASAPGPPVPLDIPKTNVEEIPQHDTSNNTKADKETEGHGTLPASN; this is encoded by the exons ATGGCAATGCAGACTGTTTCCTTGCTCCCAGCTAGGCCTCCTGTTCTTCCTGCTGCCTTTTCTTCTCCCAGAGCGCCATTTTACCCGGCTGGGAAAGCGCGGCGTGTTGTCTCGCTCTGGATACGCCGCGCGGCAACAG CTCCTGAGAAATTGGAGATGCAAGATTCTGCAAATGTTGCATCCCAGGGTACTGTTCAAACAATAACGTCTAGCATCAATCCTCCTCAAATCTTGGCGCTTCCTCCTCCTTCATTCat AGGGTCACCACTTTTATGGATTGGGGTTGGGATTGGAATTTCGGCAGCATTTAATACG ATGGCAACAAGATTAAAG AGAATGGCAATACTGAAAGCTTTCAAGGAAGTCATGGGTCCAAATTCTCAGCAAGATGGCACGTTCAACACGGCGGCTTTCGCTCCGGGCACACCATTCCCATCACCTTCTGCATCACCATCAGCTACAACTATTCCAACTCCAACAGCTTCTGCTCCTGGACCACCTGTTCCATTGGATATTCCTAAAACTAATGTTGAAGAAATTCCACAACATGATACCAGTAACAACACTAAAGCTGATAAAGAAACAGAAGGACATGGTACTTTACCTGCTTCAAATTAG
- the LOC120258139 gene encoding protein TIC 40, chloroplastic-like isoform X1 yields the protein MAMQTVSLLPARPPVLPAAFSSPRAPFYPAGKARRVVSLWIRRAATAPEKLEMQDSANVASQGTVQTITSSINPPQILALPPPSFILCRGSPLLWIGVGIGISAAFNTMATRLKRMAILKAFKEVMGPNSQQDGTFNTAAFAPGTPFPSPSASPSATTIPTPTASAPGPPVPLDIPKTNVEEIPQHDTSNNTKADKETEGHGTLPASN from the exons ATGGCAATGCAGACTGTTTCCTTGCTCCCAGCTAGGCCTCCTGTTCTTCCTGCTGCCTTTTCTTCTCCCAGAGCGCCATTTTACCCGGCTGGGAAAGCGCGGCGTGTTGTCTCGCTCTGGATACGCCGCGCGGCAACAG CTCCTGAGAAATTGGAGATGCAAGATTCTGCAAATGTTGCATCCCAGGGTACTGTTCAAACAATAACGTCTAGCATCAATCCTCCTCAAATCTTGGCGCTTCCTCCTCCTTCATTCat TCTTTGTAGAGGGTCACCACTTTTATGGATTGGGGTTGGGATTGGAATTTCGGCAGCATTTAATACG ATGGCAACAAGATTAAAG AGAATGGCAATACTGAAAGCTTTCAAGGAAGTCATGGGTCCAAATTCTCAGCAAGATGGCACGTTCAACACGGCGGCTTTCGCTCCGGGCACACCATTCCCATCACCTTCTGCATCACCATCAGCTACAACTATTCCAACTCCAACAGCTTCTGCTCCTGGACCACCTGTTCCATTGGATATTCCTAAAACTAATGTTGAAGAAATTCCACAACATGATACCAGTAACAACACTAAAGCTGATAAAGAAACAGAAGGACATGGTACTTTACCTGCTTCAAATTAG